Proteins from a genomic interval of Rosa chinensis cultivar Old Blush chromosome 2, RchiOBHm-V2, whole genome shotgun sequence:
- the LOC112190576 gene encoding ELMO domain-containing protein A isoform X1, giving the protein MSSSSFSINLAPSHFLKWAPPSNHHHHHHQQHHHPSQHVSSVAIAVNAMVGPRSWTGLFSRSSNKRNGKYVDYPLSPMQEQRLLGLQERLQVPFDETRPDHQEALKALWYAAFPDVAISGLISEQWKEMGWQGPNPSTDFRSCGVIALENLLFFARTYPASFRRLLFKQGGRRATWEYPFAVAGINISFMLIQLLDLWSARPRCLPGINFVKLLGEDEAAFDVLFCIAFEMVDAQWLAMNASYMQFNDVLQATRTQLERELSLEDTQRIQDLPAYNLLYQ; this is encoded by the exons atgtcttcttcttctttctctatcAATCTTGCTCCCTCCCATTTCTTGAAGTGGGCCCCGCCGTCAaaccaccaccatcatcatcaccaacaACACCACCACCCAAGCCAACATGTTTCCTCAGTTGCCATAGCAG TTAATGCTATGGTTGGACCACGATCATGGACAGGACTGTTTAGCCGCTCAAGCAACAAACGTAATGGGAAGTATGTTGACTACCCTTTGAGTCCTATGCAG GAGCAGAGACTTTTGGGGCTTCAAGAACGACTACAAGTACCTTTTGACGAGACTCGCCCTGATCATCAA GAAGCCTTGAAAGCACTCTGGTATGCTGCCTTTCCAGATGTTGCTATCAGTGGTTTGATCTCTGAGCAATGGAAAGAGATGGGGTGGCAAGGTCCTAACCCATCTACTGACTTTAG GAGTTGCGGTGTTATTGCCCTTGAGAACTTGCTTTTCTTCGCCAGAACTTATCCT GCATCTTTCCGGAGATTATTGTTCAAGCAAGGTGGGAGACGAGCAACTTGGGAATACCCATTTGCTGTTGCTGGCATAAACATATCATTTATGTTGATTCAATTGCTGGATCTTTGGTCAG CAAGACCAAGGTGTCTTCCCGGGATAAATTTCGTGAAGTTATTAGGAG AAGATGAAGCTGCTTTTGATGTACTATTCTGTATAGCTTTTGAAATGGTGGATGCTCAATGGCTTGCTATGAATGCATCCTACATGCAGTTTAAT GATGTTCTGCAAGCAACGCGGACACAGTTGGAAAGAGAACTATCTTTAGAAGATACTCAGAGAATACAAGATTTACCAGCTTATAATCTGTTGTACCAGTAG
- the LOC112190576 gene encoding ELMO domain-containing protein A isoform X3 translates to MVGPRSWTGLFSRSSNKRNGKYVDYPLSPMQEQRLLGLQERLQVPFDETRPDHQEALKALWYAAFPDVAISGLISEQWKEMGWQGPNPSTDFRSCGVIALENLLFFARTYPASFRRLLFKQGGRRATWEYPFAVAGINISFMLIQLLDLWSARPRCLPGINFVKLLGEDEAAFDVLFCIAFEMVDAQWLAMNASYMQFNDVLQATRTQLERELSLEDTQRIQDLPAYNLLYQ, encoded by the exons ATGGTTGGACCACGATCATGGACAGGACTGTTTAGCCGCTCAAGCAACAAACGTAATGGGAAGTATGTTGACTACCCTTTGAGTCCTATGCAG GAGCAGAGACTTTTGGGGCTTCAAGAACGACTACAAGTACCTTTTGACGAGACTCGCCCTGATCATCAA GAAGCCTTGAAAGCACTCTGGTATGCTGCCTTTCCAGATGTTGCTATCAGTGGTTTGATCTCTGAGCAATGGAAAGAGATGGGGTGGCAAGGTCCTAACCCATCTACTGACTTTAG GAGTTGCGGTGTTATTGCCCTTGAGAACTTGCTTTTCTTCGCCAGAACTTATCCT GCATCTTTCCGGAGATTATTGTTCAAGCAAGGTGGGAGACGAGCAACTTGGGAATACCCATTTGCTGTTGCTGGCATAAACATATCATTTATGTTGATTCAATTGCTGGATCTTTGGTCAG CAAGACCAAGGTGTCTTCCCGGGATAAATTTCGTGAAGTTATTAGGAG AAGATGAAGCTGCTTTTGATGTACTATTCTGTATAGCTTTTGAAATGGTGGATGCTCAATGGCTTGCTATGAATGCATCCTACATGCAGTTTAAT GATGTTCTGCAAGCAACGCGGACACAGTTGGAAAGAGAACTATCTTTAGAAGATACTCAGAGAATACAAGATTTACCAGCTTATAATCTGTTGTACCAGTAG
- the LOC112190576 gene encoding ELMO domain-containing protein A isoform X2, with protein MILISLLNYSVDEDEIYWTQKSKSSKEQRGSTRVIPQSVQCFINAMVGPRSWTGLFSRSSNKRNGKYVDYPLSPMQEQRLLGLQERLQVPFDETRPDHQEALKALWYAAFPDVAISGLISEQWKEMGWQGPNPSTDFRSCGVIALENLLFFARTYPASFRRLLFKQGGRRATWEYPFAVAGINISFMLIQLLDLWSARPRCLPGINFVKLLGEDEAAFDVLFCIAFEMVDAQWLAMNASYMQFNDVLQATRTQLERELSLEDTQRIQDLPAYNLLYQ; from the exons ATGATTCTCATCTCTCTCCTTAATTACTCT GTTGATGAGGATGAGATTTATTGGACACAGAAGAGCAAAAGCAGTAAGGAGCAACGTGGTTCAACTCGTGTGATACCACAGTCAGTTCAATGTTTTA TTAATGCTATGGTTGGACCACGATCATGGACAGGACTGTTTAGCCGCTCAAGCAACAAACGTAATGGGAAGTATGTTGACTACCCTTTGAGTCCTATGCAG GAGCAGAGACTTTTGGGGCTTCAAGAACGACTACAAGTACCTTTTGACGAGACTCGCCCTGATCATCAA GAAGCCTTGAAAGCACTCTGGTATGCTGCCTTTCCAGATGTTGCTATCAGTGGTTTGATCTCTGAGCAATGGAAAGAGATGGGGTGGCAAGGTCCTAACCCATCTACTGACTTTAG GAGTTGCGGTGTTATTGCCCTTGAGAACTTGCTTTTCTTCGCCAGAACTTATCCT GCATCTTTCCGGAGATTATTGTTCAAGCAAGGTGGGAGACGAGCAACTTGGGAATACCCATTTGCTGTTGCTGGCATAAACATATCATTTATGTTGATTCAATTGCTGGATCTTTGGTCAG CAAGACCAAGGTGTCTTCCCGGGATAAATTTCGTGAAGTTATTAGGAG AAGATGAAGCTGCTTTTGATGTACTATTCTGTATAGCTTTTGAAATGGTGGATGCTCAATGGCTTGCTATGAATGCATCCTACATGCAGTTTAAT GATGTTCTGCAAGCAACGCGGACACAGTTGGAAAGAGAACTATCTTTAGAAGATACTCAGAGAATACAAGATTTACCAGCTTATAATCTGTTGTACCAGTAG